The segment gaaccagcccaggagaaagcagttgttgcagtcaacaaagatgaaaaaggagtggagatctgaagaccgctttgacatcagccatggagacgcagagtttggagtttacccagctggtttcctgtctttctttggggattacagttaagtgattggatgaatctcagaagagaccttgaactttggatttttaatattgttgagactgctatagactatgaggacttgaAAAGTTtgactaaatgcatttttttttgtttttgtttttgttttttttttttgaggcagggtttctctgtatagccctggctgtcttggaaatcactttgtagaccaggctagccttgaactcagaaatccgcctgcctctgtctccggagtgctgggatcaaaggcatgtgccaccacaccaccatagcattttgcattatgctatgtttaagtatggccccccatagactcatgtttttgaacaagtctatggggggccagggagtggagcatgatggtttgtatattcttgggccagggaatggcaccatctggaggtgtggccttgttggaataggtgtgacctggttggaatgggtgtgtcactgtgggtgtgggcataagatcctcaccctagttgcctggaagttagtcttccactagctgcctttggatgaggacatagaactctcagctctgcctgtgccatgcctgcctggatactgccatgctcccaccttaatgataatggactgaacctctgaacctgtaagccagccacaagtaactgttgttttttataagacttgccttggtcatggtgtctgttcacagcagtaaaaccctaactaagacacaggtcATCCATACAGCTCCGGTCTGACGCCTGTGGACAGGTTTCTCCCTACCGGAAAGCATCCTCTTGCAATTCCCCTTACCCTAAGCCCTGTCATCCTTAGGAGGCCTGCAAAGGGGGTGGGAAAAAACCACCGGGAACTACTCAGCCAACTGCCTTCTGCTTTCTTAGTGTTTTCTAATCAGGGAAGACATAAACCCATTAAGTAGAAGAGGAAAGCTGTATAATTGTTATGGAAACATTTGATAGCCACTGCTTCTTAGACTAATAAGTCCACAAAGGGAAACAATGTCCTTTTACATTTGGTCGAGTGGGTTGGTTTTTGAAGTCACTGAATGTTGCAGAGTTTAATCAAGAAAGATGAACCTCGCCTTCTAATCCGGACTCTTACTAGTTAACTGGCAAGCTGCACCCGGAGTCCGCAACCCCAGTCTCAGGGGCAACAAAGATGAACACACGCAAACCTGCGACGTGATTTAATGTCAGGTTAGGCCCCAGGGAAGGTCACTCCGGGCATAAATTAACTGGGTCAGAGGGGCCCTGATTACTCCATAATTCTGACCAGCAGCAGAGCCTTGGCTTTCCGGAGGAAAGTCTCCAGGGTTTCCCAGAAGCAGGAGTAGAAATAGAGTGGAAGCTTTGCAGCTCACAGCCAGAGCTGGACAGGGCGGCCCGAGGAGGGGCGGAGCCACACCGCGGGGCGGACGGGGTTCCCCGAGGCGGGGCGGGGCCAAGGCCGATGGTGGGGGCGTGGCTGTAGCAAGCACGCGGCCTCTACCAATTTGGCACAGGGGAGACGTTGCCTTCCCAGGATGCCGCTCCGTTATGCGCCGGGCCGTCCGTGTCGCCGTCCTCCCCTCCGCTGATGGGCGCTGCGGGCAGGGTCACCGCTTCGCTGTGTCCTTGCGGACGCCGGGCGGACGCTGCCTAGCAGACGCGCGCCTGCGAGCGAACGGCCGTGTTCTGAGGAGAGCAGCGGTCGTGTAAACCTCAATAATGTTGTGTCGGGCGGCGTGCAGGTGAGCGGCAGGGCCCCGGGGCCTCGGCGTCCCCTACGGGTGGGTCTCGGGGCGGCGGGCGTGGCTGGCTCGCCGTGTCAGTGGCGTGACCCGCCGTCCTCTCTGTTCCTCTCAGCACGGGCAGGAGGCTGGGCCCTGTGGCCGGTGCCGCGGGCTCCCGGCACAAGCACAGCCTCCCAGACCTGCCTTACGACTATGGCGCGCTGGAGCCACACATTAACGCGCAGATCATGCAGCTGCACCACAGCAAGCACCACGCGGCCTACGTGAACAATCTCAACGCCACCGAGGAGAAGTACCACGAGGCTCTGGCCAAGGGTAGGTGCGGGGCCCCTGCACACGAGGATCCCGGTGGCCGGACGGAGGTCTGTTTCGATGCCGGGGAATACCTCCGTTGGTTCGCATAAACGTCCTTTCCTATCCCGGAAAACACAGGACCTCACGAAAGTACTTGACGGACCTTACTGTTGTGTCCTTTTTTGTCACCCGTGTTGCTAGCTAGCATTGGTGGTGGTCCTTTAAAGACAGCTCTCGGACGCTGCTCCTTTTTGCGTAATgaatatttagtttttgttttgcatatgaatatttaaaatatgcgGTTGTTATATAACGTGGCTTCAGGAgagtttgttttgcttatttttcagGTAGCCTTGGCAGCCATTTGCAGGAGGGTTGAGAGTGCCCGAGCTGGGTCAGCCAGGTGCCCTTGGGTGAGAGGGTGGTTGGGGCTAGAAGTGGCTGGGGTTTTGCTGAGAGCAAGCGATATTGGTGGCCTGGCAGCAGGTGCAGGAGAGGGTCTGAAGTGGCATCAGAAGACTGCAGTCCGAGTTGTGATTATTGTCACCGTTGTGGACAACAATAGGATTAGTTCAGTCTAGGGCTGGGACTCCCTGACCCCTTGGATATCTCTGGACATCCTGTTTCACACTCTTtacccttggggggggggggaggaaaagacAGGAACGAGCACTTAGCTGCAGAACAGGCTAGACTTGGTACTTTTGGGGTCAAAGTTCACAAGAAAAATAGCTATTTTGTGAGAAACTGAGTATCTGTCACTGAATGGAACAGTAGGCAagcttatttatttacctatattTTTAAGCGCTCAGCCAACAAAATCCatagtgcagagttctgtgtTTGCACCCCTAGATGATGTATATGGGAATGCTATAGTATTAaaaaacctctgtgtgtgtgtgtgtgtgtgtgtgtgtgtgtgtgtgtgtgaatggattCGTGCTGACACACGGAGCCAGTGGAGGTTAGAGGATAACCTAGggcattggttctctccttccactgtggtaTCCAGAAACTAAGCTCAGATTGTCAATTCAAGTCAGGGTGTCAGGTTTTCCTGGCAAGAGCCTTTTTGTGTTTTACCTGTTGAGTCAACCACAATTTCTGGGAATTTTTttggaagatttatttattattatatttttattattatttattattattacatatactgtaactgtcttcagacagagggcgtaagtacactgtagctgtcttcagatacaccagaagaggacatcagatctctttacagatagatagttgtgaaccaccatgtggttgctgggatttgaactcaggacctccagaagagcagtcagttctcttaaccactgagccatctcaccagcccctgggaaTATTGTTTTAATGGCTAAACAAAATAGTATTTAACAAAATAGTCTTTTTAATCTATTGTTTTTTACAAGGAGAATTAATTTGTAGTCATGTCTCTATGTTAGTCATATTGCTTGAAAAACCAGATagtaaaattcttttttctttttttttagatttatttgttatttatttttatatgtaagtacactgtagctgtcttcagacacaccaggagagggcgtcagatgtcattaaggatggttgtgagccaccatgtggttgctggacctttggaagagctgtcattgcttttaactgctgagtcacctttTCTTAAATGTACTTTTATCTGGGAAATTGGTTGAGTAAAATGTTAGTGACATCTGGCTGACGAGGGGCATCTAGTGGAGAAGTATAGTATTTCAACATAATTGTGTAAGTGGCCAATCCAAGAGAGGGAAATATTACCACATTCTGGAAATTTTACTTGCAATAAGCAAATCACACAAATCTTAAATACGGGAAGAGACTGGGATTTTTGGAAATTGCAGATCTGGGGAGGATGTGGTAATAGTGAAGCAGGGGAATAGCCCAGTTGGGAAAGCATTTCCTTTAAGGTGACATCTGGCATCTAGAAAACTTTCTTCTTAATGTTGTCCAGACATCTTGATTGTAATCCTTCTGTGGAGCCAGAGCTTTGTTTGTTTAGTGAATGTTGTCAAGAATAAGAAAACTGTGGCTTGGTTTGCCTGGCTGAGGACAGGTTTTTTTAAAGGtgcttattttatatttcagGAGATGTTACAACTCAGGTCGCTCTTCAGCCTGCACTGAAGTTCAATGGTGGGGGACATATTAATCACACCATTTTCTGGACAAACCTGAGCCCTAAGGGTGGTGGAGAACCCAAAGGTTGGTATAAGCTGCTACAGCTTCATATTTGGTGGACAGTAGGAATGAttgatgttttttctttttttaagatttatttatttattatatgtacgtTATTATATgcaactacactgtagctgtcttcagacacaccaggagagggcgtcagatctcattacgggtggttgtgagccaccatgtggttgctgggatttgaactcgggacctttggaagagcagtcagtgcttttaaccgctgagccatctcactagccccgaTTGTtggttttttccccctctctttcttaacttttaaaattttcttttacaaGAGTTTTACTGTGTAGTTCTTGGAAATCAGTATGTAGACAGTCTttataaatttgtttatttttttgaggcagtttattatataatttttattatgtgtatatatatatatctgtgtgtggaggtgactttcttctttttattctagggactgaactcagtaTTTTCTCTATGCCAAAGTATGTACCTATTGACTGCCTCCAGAGGACTTTGCGTTTTCTTATTACCTGAGTTCTCatattggtgttttttttttttttacagtcaggTTGTAACACGTTCTTAAGTTTCAAAGGGAGGAATAGAGAATGTGTTCagggaggtctctctctctctctctctctctctctctgtgtgtgtgtgtgtgttcagggaggtgtctctctctctctcacacacacacacacacacacacaaaatgctgcATGCACTGCCCACTGCTAGGATAAGTGTTAAGGAAAACCTGGGCAAACCTCGTATTTAGAGACTATGACCTTTCCACTGCTGGCTCTGGACCCTGGGAAAGAAGACACGTAGTCACGTAGCCATCCATGGGATACAGGAGTAATTATGGGGCTGCTTTCAGTGTTATATGTAAAGTGCTTAGAGTAGTGCTTTTGATTATTATTTCTAATGTGAAGAACTCACTTGCCCCAGTAAAACAagttttttatgaaaataaaaacaaaaacaacaaaaagaaaaactttgtGCAATGAAGAGACAGTTTACTTgtctttaaacaaaaacaaatcctcggggtggagagatggttcagtagttaagagcattgactacacagagaaacccagtcttgaaaaaccaaaaaaaaaaaaaaacaaaaaacattgactactcttctagaggtcctgagttcaattcccagcaaccacatggtggatcacaaccatctgtaatgggatctgatgccctcttctggtgtgtctgaagacagtgacagtgtagtcatatatataaaataaataaaaggaaatcctaaaaagcaaaacaaaacaccaaaatgaaaacaacagcaacaaaccaaACTCTCTACTCTTTAGCCACTCTGTACACTAATATATTTTCTGTAAGACGTTAGATAGTTATATGGCCGCCATGGTTCCTCTGACTTCCTGTGTGGCTTTAGTTATCTTCTATTTAGGGAGGTGAGGGCTATAGTATAGATCTCCTCCCTTGATTTTTTCTCCCTCTTGCATGTGCCttaaatttctggttttgttggttcTTCTCCAGTCCTTTTCTCTGTGGTGGTGATGCTGGGATTGAACGTGGTCTTCCATTGCTAGGCCAACCTTCTCtgctgagctacattcccagcatAATGTTGCTTGTGCTGTTTATGTAAACCATGTTGTAAAAGGCAGCCTGACTTACTCACTAGTAATAATCACTTTGACCATGACTTGATACTTGTCAGGTTTTGGCTATGACCAGGATATaaggtgtgttgaggtctcctcctcttcttcttcctcctcctcctcctcctctccctccttctcttctttctcctgttgATGTTTCTGTTACACAGTTTGTCCCACCTGAAGCATTAGCCATGTTTGTAAAAGATAATTATGTTTTAGCCAATAGAATGAGAGAAGTGAGATGTTGGACCCATTTGATTCAGTTGATTTGCTTCATGTAGAATCAGtgctatatttctttctttcttattttgtttttgttttttttgagacagggtttctctgtatagccctggctgtcctggaactcactttgtagactaggctggtctcgaactccgaaatccgcctgcctctgcctcccaagtgctgggattaaaggtgtgcgcctccaCGCCCGGCTCCAGTTCTATATTTCTATAGAGTAAAAAGATTCTAGGGGAGGGGTATTACATGcccgtaatcccagcatttgggagggagaGGTAGGAGACTCAGAAGTTTGAGTCCAGGTGTGCGTGTTTGTTAGTATTTTCCCtcactgccctctctctctctctttcctttactTTGTTGTGGTCAACTCCAGGGCTTCGTGACTATTAGGTGTGTTCATTGAGCTCCACTCCAGCCCTCTTAAGTGTACCATTAGCTCAGTAACAAGAGAAGCCTTCATTTAAAGAACAAGATGATAAAGATGGGAAGATCTAGGATTGGAGGATGTTGAATAGCAGCAGTAACTTTCAGTTTCCAAATGGGGTTATAGAATAGGATAAAACTGTGAAATGGGAGAAACGGAAAGGAGGCCCATGGAGAAGGCTCTTCCCTTCCTAGTTTTCTTCACTAGTACAGGGAGCAGAGAGACCCTGATTGCACTCACTAGTCAACCTCAGCCCAGTGTCCTTGCGGTGGGACGTAGGCATCTTCTCTCAGGTGTGGTCCAGTTGGTCCTTTGACAAGAATATTTTAGTGTGGTGAACCTAACATTTTATTGTAGTGTTTGAAGTCTtttctggctttgtttttttcccctcaggaGAGTTGCTGGAGGCTATCAAGCGTGACTTTGGGTCTTTTGAGAAGTTTAAGGAGAAGCTGACAGCCGTGTCTGTGGGAGTCCAAGGTTCAGGCTGGGGCTGGCTTGGCTTCAATAAGGAGCAAGGTCGCTTACAGATTGCTGCCTGCTCTAATCAGGACCCATTGCAAGGAACAACAGGTGAGTGAGCTTTAAAACTCTTCCCATGTCAGTGCCATGGCTTCCTAGAAAGGACTAAGCTAAGAAGTAAGGTAAATTAGCAGAGTTAAGTGTGTGAGGAATGTGTGATAATTTGAGCAAATGTTAGTAAATTCTACCCGGAGTTTTTATAGTAAAAACTGACTGATAGTCTGTAAAATAAGCGTGGGTGATTTCTGTATGCACTACAATAAAAACTTGAGATTATTAGGTAAGCaataagagaagaaaggaatacAGGCTGAGGGTGACTGGAACAGGTCCTTTCCTCGTGAGTGTTGTGCTTAAAACTGGGACCAGGACTCAGGGCCTCGGTCCTGCTCCCTGCATGGCTTCAGTGTGTGACACTCTCAGCTTAGCAAATGCTTTCTTGTTCCCTGGGTCTGATTGAACTGGTTATCCTATATGTCACTGAAGACTGAGGGAAGTGGAGAGCCACCGTGTGTAGCAGTTGTCTGTGGCTTCCGTCTCTGCTGTGACATCTCAAACATTAGTTCCGGCCCCTCTTCTCACCTCTACCGTGTCACTCGTTCTTCATGTACACGAGATGCCACCGAGTCTGTTAAGCCCATGGTGAGCTTGTGTACAGTGAGTTCCTCAGTCAGACCTGCTCCTCGGGTACCCACTGAGAGGTGTGGCTTCCACTGCCCTTCTCCTCCACATACAGAAAGCACACTGGGATGAAAAGTCACACAAAATATTGCTACTTTATTAGTAATGACTTCTGTTCCTCACAACTACCTAGATAAAGTGGTGGAGATGTTTTCATAGGAAGGCTTGAGAAGTGTTTAAGACTGAGTCTTGCTTTGAGGCTCAGGATGGTCTGGCCTATTCCGTGCTCTTCTGCCTGAGCCTCCGTGCACTGTTACCACAGACCTATGCTACCATAACTGACTTGaggacttacttttttttttttttttaacgtatgGAACTAAATTCTTCATTTATACCATTTAATTTCTGAaggtagtgttcattttctttgcttctgtttaACTTCTTGTTAATCAATTCTTTTTAGTGACTCATTGATGTTTATTCCAGAAAACTGAAAGTACCCTTGGAGAATAGAAGCAGTTTCTTAGCCTCCTGCCCTCCAGCCCTCTGGAATGGAAGCTCGGGCCTTAGCTGTCTCTTTCGCTTGTGGTGCCTGCCTGAGACTAGGAGGGAGGCTGGGCTTCAGCGCTAGGCGCCACTATTGCTATTTTAGCATCAGGGATTAAGCTTCTGTAGTTTAACTTGACCTTTCAGGGGCTCTTTcagattatttattatattttcttccaaAATAAAAACTTTACATGTTTTTGCAGGGATATGCAAATTTTCAGTTATCTAAGAAGCAAGTGAATGATGTTGTATTTAGGAGTAATTTTTCCCTCTTTCTGATAGGCCTTATTCCGCTGCTGGGGATTGACGTGTGGGAGCACGCTTACTACCTTCAGTATAAAAACGTCAGACCTGACTATCTGAAAGCTATTTGGAATGTAATCAACTGGGAGAATGTTACTGAAAGATACACAGCTTGCAAGAAGTGAAACCTCACTCACGGCCACATTGAGTGCCAGGCTCCGGGCTGGTTTATAGTAGTGTAGAGCATTGCAGCACTATGACTGGGGTGCTGTAGTCTTTATTGATGTCTTTCCACATACCTGATAATTCTAtgataatttcttattttaattaaatctaTTCTTAGGCAACTATTTGAGAACAGCGCATACTCTGTGTGAATTGCTCTTGATTGAACATTTTCGTTAGAGCCTTGAATTGCTTGGATGCTATAGCTGTCATTataagaccatcagaaatatcCCATCTCTGTTTTGGGGGGCCTGTAGGAGAGTCTGTAATCCTGTTCTACTGCAGTTAGAAAAAAAGTTGAGTTGTTCCCCCCTGCCCCCTGAGTTGTTGAATAGTGAAATAGAGAACCAAATAGTTCTCTTTTCTATTAAAAATTGCTATTTTTTGTAAGTAATCCTCTATTTAGTGGACATCACCTAGTAGTCTTTGTTTATGGTCACAGTTTCACAGTACACCATTTTTTTCACTCAAACTCTGTAACTCAAGGCTGTGAAtggagttcagtggtagagccttgCCTGTCTTATGCAAGGCCCTGGGCTCTACCTCAGTAATGAAAAAAGGTCAACAGACATAGCTTTGCTCCTGCTTGAGGAGTGCTTATTATGAGAGGAAGGTAATGGTGCCTCTGGGTTTTCTATAGGCAGACATGCAAAAACAGCTAATCTTGTCTTTACAAACCAACAGTGTGCTGTATGAATGTGTTCAAGATGGACAAAGTAGGTAGGGCCTGTCCGATGATGTCAGCCATGGGCACTAGGCCACAGGGCATTCTGGGAAGCCATTCAGCCCCATGAATTGTATATCTCTGGAGAACTGGaccctgggtgtggtggcaccttTCTCAGTAGCGGCAAATGGGTTTCTGAGTGAGGTCAGTAGGGTGTCTTCAGAACATTAGTTTTTAGAGACacagatttttcatttttctttagtttcaagAACTTACAGTCACAAGAGGGCCTTTGTATTGTTATTCAATAGAAGGCTGCCCTTTCCCTGACAAGGTGACACAGTGCTTCTGACTGTGTTCCTGTGCACTGTGGAGATATCTGTCACAGGGGTCCTTAGTGAATTTGCCTTTTCACATTCGTCTCACCATCTTCCTGTCATCCTTAATGTCCATGTGATGTTTTATCGGTTGCTCAATAGTCAATAGTTTGTTGGTGTTTAATTGTTGTTTATTACCAAAAAGGCCGTGGGCGCCTCTCATGCATGCAAATCCTTGTTAGTGgagtattttttaaaggtttgttttctttttaattatgcatgtctgtgtatgttctGTTCATTGTGCCCATGGAAGACAGAAGAGCTTGTTGGGTCTGGGTCCCTTAGAGCTGGAGAAGTTACAGGTGGCCTTGAGCGGGGACTTGGATCATCTGTGAGAGCAATAAGCACttgcccgctgagccatctttccagcccccggaattttttttttttttttaatattgattgTTTTCTTAAACGTATTTTGTAATTTgtcccaagtttttttttttttttttttttttggctttttgagacagggtttcattgtgtatccctggcagtcctggaactcactttgtagaccaggctggcctcgaactcagaaatccgcctgcctctgcctcccgagtgctgggattaaaggcgtgtgccaccacaccctgctctttttctttttttaaaaaagatttattttattcatatgagtgcaatgtagctgtcttcagccacaccagaagaaggcattggatcccattacagatggttgtgtgccactctgtgtttgctgggaattgaactcaggacctttggaagagcagtcagtgcttttaaccgttgagtcatctctccagcctggaccctcttttttttttttcccctaattgaaaatacttctttttatacaatatattctgatcatgttttcccttctccaactcctctcagatcctccctacctccccacccacccaaatccacaccttttctttctccctcccattAGAAAACagttaacaacacacacacacacatgaataggacaaaacagacctttttattattttaaacagagAATCTCAGTGCTCACTCGTgtcatcttttcctttcttagaGTAGATTTTGATAAAAAGATAGTCATACAAGCACAGGCAGCTTTTATATGCCCAAACCTATCGTGTCCATTTGGAATTTTAATACTTGGATTTCTGACTGGCAGCATTTAGGGTTCCCTTGCTTTTAATCTAGTGGCAAGTTGTTTCATAACAGTACAGCATACTGTTAATTCCTGAGTGTGTATACGTTTCTTTGGCTCATTGGGTCCTTGTTATATTTAATGTTGTAGACAGCATTACTGAACTGTTTTGATGGTGTACTATTTTTAACCATTTAGTGAAATAGGCTTACTATTAAACATTAATTTATAAGGACATTACAATTCAGACAAGGAATTATAATTCCTAAGTATGTGAATTTGTAATAAGATCTCTTTAGATCAGCGAAGCCCCTGTTTATCTGAGAGGCGCCGCCTGCCATGAGTACCATGGACAGTGATTTTACTGAGTCTAATGTTTAGGCCTTCCAGTGTTTAAAACTGTTTTATTGCAAGTTTGGCAGAGATGACCTCGGTGAGTTCATGGTGCAGTTAACGTGATTTTTATGCCATATTTGCTGATTTTTacagattaaatttaaaaaattacatttacaaaATTGTTgttttgaggaatattgttgttgattttgtttgttttgttttgagtgacTGTTAGTATTCTTGAATACTGTTAGACCTGACAGGATTAGCTGTAGTAAATTATCAGTTTTAAAGGTGAGTGTTGTTTTATTGTAAAATGCATGTTTTAGATATTTG is part of the Mus musculus strain C57BL/6J chromosome 17, GRCm38.p6 C57BL/6J genome and harbors:
- the Sod2 gene encoding superoxide dismutase [Mn], mitochondrial precursor, producing the protein MLCRAACSTGRRLGPVAGAAGSRHKHSLPDLPYDYGALEPHINAQIMQLHHSKHHAAYVNNLNATEEKYHEALAKGDVTTQVALQPALKFNGGGHINHTIFWTNLSPKGGGEPKGELLEAIKRDFGSFEKFKEKLTAVSVGVQGSGWGWLGFNKEQGRLQIAACSNQDPLQGTTGLIPLLGIDVWEHAYYLQYKNVRPDYLKAIWNVINWENVTERYTACKK